TCGGGCGCGTCGGGAAAGAAGGCGCGGCGGATGCCGACCAGCGCCACCACGGCGCGGTCGCGCGCATGCGGGCCTTGCGGGGTGGCGGCCACACTGCACAGCGCGCGGTCGATCTGCGCCAGGAATTCCGGCGTCTTGTCCTGCACGCGGCCCGACGAACGGATCTTGAAGAACTGCGCCAGGCTGTTCAGCACCGGCTGGATCGTGGGCTCGGCCATCGGCAGATGGCGGCGCGCACGCTGCAGCTCGGTGATGTCGCGGCCCACGCGCAGGTCCTTCAGCGCATCGGCGGCCACCAGGTCGTCGGGCCGCTTGGCCAGCGCCAGGCGCGGCTGCAACAGGCCGATGCGGTCCAGCATGCGGGCGGTGTAGGTGTGGCGCGACGGCGCGCGCGGCGAGCTGGCCAGCGTCGCCAGTTCCTTCCAGTTGGCGGCCTGGATGCGGCGCGCGCTCCAGTCGACGCTGACGGTGCGGAAGATGGCGGCAATGATCGCGGCCGTGGCCACGCCCATGCACTGCGCGACCTGCGTGTCGATGAACGACACGACGTCGGCGGTGTTGGTGTCCTGCAGCGCCATGGTGCCCAGGAACCCGAACAGCATGGCCATGGCCTTGCCGGTGCTGGCCGGGCGGGCGATAAACACGCCCAGCACGAAGGCGGTCGGCAGCATGGACAGCGCCAGCATCTCGAACGAATGAATGGCCGGCATGATGCCCAGCAGATACAGCGCCGACAGCGGAATGGAATATACCGTGTAGGTCAGGAACTGCATGATGCCGGGCACGGGATTGTCCTGCGACGCAAAGAAGCAACTGAAGATCGCGGCCATCAGCGCGGCGGTCGCGCCGTTGCTCCAGGCCGTGCCGATCCAGAACGCGCAGCACACCGAAATGGCCAGGCCCGCGGCCAGCGCCGACAGCAGCGCCATGCCGTGGTCGCGGTGCAGCGCCGAATTCGGATCGCGGGTCGTGCGCGGGGCGCGAACCGGCGCGCCCTGCAGACCGGCGCGGATATCGCGGCGCAGCGCCAGGCATTCGTCATACGTGTCGATCAGTTCGCGCAGGCGCGCCATCAGGCTGGCCAGCAGCGCGTCGCGCCAGGTGGAGCGGCTGTCGATGCCGGGCGTCAGCCGCGTCACGGCGGCGCGCAACTGGACAGCGGTTTCATGCGAGGCCTGCGGGCCGGCGTTGATCCATTCCGAGATATCGGAAAGCAGCGACTGCACGGGTTCGGGCAGCGTCTGGCCGTTGGCCTGCAAGGCGCGCATGCGGTCTTCGACGGCGGACACGGCCGGCGTCAGCGCCGCGATCTGGTCCTGCATGGCGCGCACGGCGCCCGCGGTCCAGCGCAGGTTGCTGGTGTCGAAAGGGACGTGGGTGGATAAGAGGCGCAATTGCGTGATGTCGTTGGCCAGCTCGCGGCGGTCCTTGTCGCGCTGCTCGGCGGCCTTGCCGCTGAGCGTGTCGTGCATCCAGTTGCGCGCATCGCGCACGGCCTTGTCCAGTTGCAGCGTCAACGCGGGCGCCAGGCCGCGCGGCAGCACGATGCTGTGGATCAGCGTGGCGCACACGATGCCCAGGCTGATTTCCTCGACGCGGGCCAGTGCCGTGTCGAACACCAGCGATGGGTCCGTGACGCTGGGAAAGCCGATCATCGCCGCGGTGTAGCCGGCCAGCATGAACAGATAGGACCGCGGCGTGCGGTCCAGCACCGACATGTACAGGCAGGCGCCCACCCACAGCACCATCGCGCCGGTCATGACGACGGGCGAGTTCGACAGCCGTGGCACCATGTAGACCGTGGCTGCCGAACCGAAGAAGGTGCCGACCAGGCGGTACAGCGCCTTGGAACGCACGGCGCCGGACCAGGGCTGCGCCACGACGTAGGCGGTGGTCATGGCCCAGAACGGACGCGGCAAACCAATGCTGTAAGCCAGGTAGAGCGCCATGATGGCGCTCAGGTAGCTCTTGAGCGAAAAGATGGTTTCGCGGACGTTGGGCAGCTTCATGGCCGCGCGTCCTCTTGCGCACCGGCGCCGCTGCGGCCCAGCGACACCTTCAGGGCGTCGAAGACACGCAGGCAGGCCTGCAGATCGGATTCGCTGACGTCGTGAAAGATGCGGCGGCGCAGTTCAACCAGCACGTCTTCGACCTGCGCGCGCAGCGCGTGGCCGGCGTCGGTCAGGTGCAGCGTGCGTGCGCGGCGATCGTGGGGGTCTTCGCGGCGTTCCATCAGGCCGGCGGCCACCAGTTGATCCAGCACGCGCACCAGAGAGGGGCCTTCGACACCCAAGGCTTCGGCCAGCGCGCCTTGGCGAACCCCGTCGCCAAGACGGCCGGCCAGAATGACGGGCCACGCAGTCGCTTGAGAAAGACCATAGTCGGCAAGCGCTTTATCGGCAGCGCCGCGGTAGGCGCGCGACAGCACCATCAGGTTGGCGGTGGTGGCCATGAGCTGGGAGTCGGATGGAGTAAGCATGAATTCGATTGTATCCTATCTATTAGCTTACTAATGATTGAAAATGGCGACTATCTCGATAGATTTTTCCAATTGGGGAAATCGCAGGGCGGTTTTCCATGGCTGGAAAACAGGGCCGGAGACGGGAATGCGACTGGCCGTGTAAGACGAATTCAGGTGTCAGACACCCCAGCCAAATGTAGGACGGAATGAGGTGTCAGACACCGGGGGCGAGCAACCAGTGTTCGGGAGACTGAAACCCACCACCCGGCCAGAATCAACCGTTGCAGTCGGCCCAGCAGTTCGGCGTTTCGTACAGACGCACACGCGTCAGGCGCAGTTCGGCACCGTAATGGCCGTGGTATTGCGGCGCCAGCGTCTCGAAGACGATGGTCGCCAGGTTTTCCGCAGTGGGAATCCGGTCGAGCACGACCGTCTTGTGGCCGGGCAGGGAGTCCAGGAAGCCACGCACGGCGTCGTCGCCCTCATAGACCAGGAACGCGTGGTCCCACACATCCACGATGTGCGTCTTGGCGATGTGCTTGATCTCGGAGAAGTCCATGACCATGCCGTTGTCGGACTCGCCGGGCGCCTGCACGATGTCACCCGTCAGGGTGATTTCCAGCACGTAGCGGTGGCCGTGCAGATTGCGGCACTGGCTGCGGTGGTCGGGGATGCGGTGGCCGGCGTCGAACTCGAGCCTGCGGGTCACGGAAATCATCGCGTGCTCCGCAAGGCGTGGGGGTAAATCATGGAATGCCTATGTATTTGTGGGTTTGCAGGCTGAGCCGCCATTGCGGATGCTGCATGCAGTATTGGACGGCCTGCTCGGTGTTGGCCGCGCGCGCCGGTCCGTCCATGGGTTGCAGGAAGAAGTGTTCGAAATCCAGATGCGCGAAGGCATCGGGCAGGGCGTTCAACTGCGGGTAGACCAGCTTGAGCTCATTGCCGCGTTCGATCACGACCGGGGCCGTGCCTTTGGGGCTGACGCAGATCCAGTCGATGCCGGCAGGCGGCTTGATCGTGCCGTTGGTTTCGATGGCGACGGTAAAACCGCGGGCGTGGATGGCGTCGAGCAGCGGCGCGTCCAGTTGGAGCAGCGGCTCGCCGCCCGTGAAGACCACGTAACGGTTGCCGGCGTCGGGGCCCCAGGCCGCGGCAATGGCATCGGCCAGCCGTTCGGCCGTGGCGAACTTGCCGCCGCCGTCGCCGTCGGTGCCGATGAAATCGGTGTCGCAGAAGGTGCAGGCGGCGCTGGCACGGTCGCTTTCGCGGCCGGTCCAGAGATTACAGCCCGCAAACCGGCAGAATACCGCCGCGCGGCCTGCGTGGGCGCCTTCGCCTTGCAGGGTCTTGAAGATTTCTTTGGCGGAGTAAGTCATAGGAGATGCGGGCGGCAGGGCGCCACGGAATTCGAGCAAAAGCGCACTATTTTACTTGGCGCGGCCAATATCCGCCGAAAGACCCTGCAAGACGGGGTCTGCCCCTGTAGACTTCCCGCCTATGTTTCACGTCCAAGACTCGCTTTTTATCGACGAGCGCGACCTGACCTTCACCATGATCCGTGCGCAGGGCGCCGGTGGGCAGAAAGTCAACAAGGTGTCCAGCGCCGTCCACCTGCGCTTCGATGTGCGCGCTTCCCGCCTGCCGCCCGAGGTGCAGGATGCGTTGTGCGCCGTCAGCGATCATCGCATCTCGAAAGAGGGCGTCATCGTCATCAAGTCGCAGTCCTTCCGCAGCCAGGAAAAGAACCGCGCCGAGGCCATCGAGCGCCTGGTGGGCATGGTGCGGTCGGCCATCCAGGTCGACAAGCCGCGCCGCGCCACCAAGCCGACGCGCTCGTCGCAACGCCGGCGCGTGCAGCGCAAGGTGCTGCACGGCGAGGTCAAGCGGCTGCGCGGCCGGGTGCAGGGCGACTAGGGCGCATCATGGCCGACGCGCGCCGCCGCTATCTGGTCACGCTGGCCGGCGTGTTCGCCGTCATCTGGGTGGCGCTGGCCATCGACCCGCACGACCGCTCGGCCTGGGCGCTGGAGAACGCGCTGGTGCTGGGCCTGGGCGCCGTGCTGTTTGCCACGCGGCGCGCGTTCGTGTTTTCGCGCGTGTCGTACACGCTGATCTTTTTGTTCCTGTGCCTGCACGCGGTGGGCGCGCACTATACGTATTCGCTCGTGCCGTACGACGAGTGGTGGCGCGCGTTGACCGGCCACAGCCTGAACAGCCTGCTGGGCTGGGAGCGCAACAATTTCGACCGCGTCGTGCATTTTTCGTACGGCCTGCTGCTGGCCTATCCGATCCGCGAGATCTTCCTGCGCGTGGCCGAGGTGCGCGGCTTCTGGGCATACTTCCTGCCGATGGACGTGACGCTGTCGACGTCGGCGCTCTACGAATTGATCGAGTGGGGCGCCGCGGAGTTCTTTGGCGGCGACCTGGGCGCGGCCTACCTGGGCACGCAAGGCGATATCTGGGACGCGCAGAAGGACATGGCGCTGGCGGCGCTGGGCGCGGTGATCGCCATGGCCATCACCGCGCTGGTCAACTGGAAGGCGCAGCGCGACCCTGCCCGCGACTGGGCCGACAGCCTCAAGCCAGATCGCCGGCCAACGGGCCGCCAGACCGGAGCCGAAAATCCTTGATGTCGGCAGGGGCATGACGATATATCGGATAAACCCGATATATGATTCGATAAATTGCGATATACCAATATGACCGCAACTTCCTCACCTTCCGACCAGAACGCCGCGCAACCCGCGATCGACGCCGACGCCATCCTCAAGGCGCTGGCCAATCCGGTTCGCCGCGACATCCTGGCCTGGCTGAAGACGCCGCATGCGTATTTCGAGGAGCGCCCGGGCCACACCTTCGAACACGGGGTGTGCGCGGGCCACATCGATGATCGCTGCGGCCTGTCACAGTCGACGGTGTCGTCGCATCTGGCCGTGCTGCAGCGCGCCGGCCTGATTTCGGCCACCAAGGTAGGGCAGTGGGTCTTTTTCCGTCGCAATGAACCCGTGATTGCCGCGTTTCTGCGGCAGTTGAACCTGGATATGTAGCCCGTCTGCCATACCCGCAAGCGCCCCATTGCCGGGACGAAAGGATTTTGCATGAACCCCCTGTTTGAACCGCTGAAAGTCGGCGACCTGACCCTGCGCAATCGCGTCGTGATGGCGCCGCTGACCCGCCAGCGCGCCAGCGCCGGCCGCGTGCCCAACGACCTGATGGTCGAGTACTACACCCAGCGTTCGGGCGCCGGCCTGATCCTGACGGAAGCCACGTCGGTCACGCCGCAGGGCGTGGGCTACGCCGACACGCCGGGGCTGTGGTCCCCGGAGCAGGTCAAGGGGTGGCGCAAGGTGGTCGACGCCGTGCACGGCAAGGGCAGCCTGATCGTTGCGCAGCTCTGGCACGTGGGCCGCATTTCAGACCCGATGTTCCTGGACGGTGAACTGCCGGTCGCGCCCAGCGCCATCGCCGCCAAGGGCCACGTCAGCCACGTGCGCCCCAAGCGCGAGTACGTGACGCCGCGCGCGCTGGAGACCGCCGAGATTCCCGGCGTGGTTGAGGCCTATCGCCACGGCGCGAAGCTGGCGATGGAAGCCGGTTTTGACGGCGTCGAGGTGCATGCCGCCAACGGCTACCTGCTGGACCAATTCCTGCAGGACAGCACCAACCACCGCACGGACCAATACGGCGGCTCCATCGAAAACCGCGCCCGCCTGCTGCTGGAAGTGGTCGACGCCTGCGTGGCGGTGTGGGGCGCTGGCCGCGTCGGCGTGCATCTGTCGCCGCGCGCCGATGCCCACGACATGGGTGATTCGGACCTGCCGGGCCTGTTCGGCTATGTGGCACGTGAACTGGGCAAGCGCGGCATCGCGTTCATTTGCGCCCGCGAACACGAAGCGCCCGACAGCCTGGCGCCGATGATCAAGGCCGAGTTCGGCGGCGTGTATATCGCCAACGAAGGCTACACGCGCGACACGGCCGAAGCCGCCATCGCGGCCGGCAAGGCCGACGCCGTGGCGTTTGGCGTGCCGTACATCGCCACGCCCGACCTGGCCGAGCGTCTGGAACGCAAGGCCCCGCTGAATACGCCGAATCCGGCTACCTTCTACGCCTCCGGTCCGGAAGGGTATACGGACTACCCGGCGCTGGCGGCCTGAACCGCCGGCCGTTCATAGCGCGGCGCGCATCGGATAGGTGAACAGTCCGAAGTGCGCCGCGTTCAAGCCCAGATGCGCCAGCACGGCGGCGCCCAAGCCGCCGTAATGGTAGGCCGCGCCATACGCCGCGCCCGCCATCCCCGCCAGCAGCATCCATTGCCAACCGCCCGCGTAATGGGCCAGTCCGAACAGCACGGCCGCCACGGCCACCGCAGCCCACGCGCCCCATGCGCGATGGCGCCACCACTGCGCCAGCCGCTGCTGCACATATCCCCGGAACAGCGCCTCTTCGGCCAGCGTCACCAGCAAGGCATTGTTGATCAGCCAGATCCAGCCTGACGCGGGCCACTTCGGCGCCCACGCCACCACGCCCAATGCCAGCGCCAATCCCAGGCAGGCCGCCACCGCGGCGGCGCATGCGAGGATCGCCGCCTGCAAGGTCAGACGCGCATGGGCTGCGGCCATCGGCGGCGCCAGCACCAGCACCACCCAGAACCCCACGAGCGGTTTGTCCAGGTTCAGATACATGCTGAACGGAACCGCGTCCAGACTGAGCGGCGCGGGATCGATCACCCGCAGGTTGTGAAAGCCGGGCAGCAGATGCGCAAAGAGCAGCACGGCCACGATCACGAAAAGTCCATGCCCGGCCATGCGCGCGGCCGGCCCTGCGTGCGATCGCACCAGCGCCGCAGCTACCAGCAGCAGCGCGGGCCCTGCGAGCGCAACGAGGTCGGCTGTCCCGTCGGCCAATGCCCAAGCCCATGCCACCGCTAACGGAACAAGCGCCCAACGGCGTGTGAAGGGTGGCCAGAGCAGGGCGGCGGCCAGGAACAGGGCAAACCAGGGCATGACGTGCGGCATTTGGCGGGCGGCAAGGTATCGCAAAGCGCAGAGTGTAAGCGTGGTGTTCGCCAACCGTGCGGCTGACGCCGAGGGCGTGTTCGATGCTGTCCGCGCCACGCTTGATACCCGAGCCGCCCACGCCACCCCCCAGCAGCGGCTTTGCCTTGCCCGGCTTTTCAGGCGACCATGCGGCAGCGGCGGCACACGCCCCGCGCATCCGGCGGCTCTTACGCCGCCAGCAATGGAGTCAGGAATGAAGACAATCGCGTGGTTGATGTTGGCGGCGGCGCTACTGCCGTTCGTGTCCACGATCATCGCCAAGGCAGGCGGCAAGAAATTCGACAACAACGATCCGCGGGCCTGGCTGGCCCGGCAGGACGGTTGGCGGGCGCGTGCCAACGCCGCGCAGGTCAACACGTTCGAAGCGTTGCCGTTCTTCTATGCCGCCGTGTTGTTCGCGCTGTACAACCAGGCGTCGCCCGCGCACGTCGCCACGCTGATGGCGTGCTGGCTGGGCACGCGGCTGGGCTATCTGGCGATGTACCTGGCGAACTGGGGTGCGCTGCGCTCGCTGGTCTGGACCGCGGGCGTGGGCTTTGTCATAGCGATTCTGTTTGCGGGCGTCTGACGCGTCCGGCGCCGTTGAGCAGGGGCGCGCCTTTACCAGCCGCGCCCCAACGCCATCACTTCCATTCAAACATCGCGCGCGCGGTGCCCGAGCCTTGCACGGTGACCTCGCGCTCCTGCGCCTTGCCATCGAACGTGGCCGAGATCCGGTAGTTGCCCGCCGGCAGCTTCACCAGCATGTAAGGCCCCTGCGCGGTCGTCTGCAGCACGGCCTTGCCTTGCGCATCCCGGATCGTGACGGTTACGTCGGCCACGTAATCGGCCTTGCCCCCGCGTTGCGCGGCAAAGGTCAACGCCAGCGGATAGCTGCTGGACGCGGCCTTCATGGCTTCGGATTCGTCGATGCCGATGCCGCCGCTGACGTATTCGATCGTGCCCTGGTGCTGCACGGGCGGCATGGCCGCCTGGGCGGTGGACAGGACACCGGCTAGCGCGATGCTGCCCAGGGCCATGGCGGCGGCCATCGTGCAGCGTTCAAAACGTTTGTTCATGGAGTTCTCCTGCAGAAAAACCGGCGCGGCAGCACGTTGCGGCTGCCCACGCCGGTAGCTTGCAACCATTCGACGTGAGCGCGCAAGGTGAGTTCGCGTCCGTCCGCCTCGGAAATCAACCGTTTGTATCAGGCGCCGCGCATCATGCGCCGCTGCCGGCCGCGTGCCAGGAAAACGTCAGCTGGCTGACGCCGCTGACCGAGCCGTCCGGGGCGAACCGCCGTTCCTCCAGTTCACCCGCGCCGTCGTCGTGCAGCGCCATGACGCTGGAACTGCGCGTGCCATAGTCGGGGCTGACGATGAACGGGCTGCTCAACAGGCGTTCGCGCGCCAATGGCAGGCCGGTGGCCGGCAGGTCGGCTTCGTCCGCCGGGCTGCGGTCGCCAAGCGCCATGAACAGCGCGGGCAGGTCGGGCTGCGGCTGGTGGTGCAGCACGGCCGAGAATGCGGCCTTGGTGCGCGCCAGCTTGGGCCACGGCGTGTCCAGCAGGTGATTGGACAGCGCGTAGACGCCGGGCGCCAGCGCGCGCGGTCCGCCGTTGCGGTTGCTCAAGTACCAGGCCTGCCGCGCGTCGCCCACGATCAGGTTGAAGCCGTTGTACGCCTGGTCCATGGCATGCACCGACTCAAGGTAGGCCTGCGGCGTCATGGCGCCGCGCAGAAAGTCCTCGACCAGCGCGCCGCGCGACGGGGCGTTGTCCAGGTGCCGGCCGGGCTCGCGGAAATTGGTGACCAGCGCATAGCGTCCCTGCGCGGTCGCGCCCATCCAGGTGCCGCCCGCCTGGCCATCGCGCCCGGCGTAGATGGCCGGCGCGTCGGGCCATTGCGCCGCGGGGAGGGTGGGGCGCGCATGGAATTCGTCGCGGTTCGCGGCGATCAGTACGGGGATGCCGGGCAGCGTGTGCAGGGCCAGTACGGCAAGACACATGATTCAGACCTGATGAAGGGTGGATGGGGCGGCAGGCCGGCCGGGCGCCGCCGTGAAGTCGGGACCGGCCAGCGTGACGCGCAAGGCTTCGATCTGCGCGGCCACGTCCCGCAACAGCGGTGACGGCGCCACGATGGCGTCAAGAGGCACGGGCAAGCCTTGTTCGACGGCCGCGGCAATGCTGTCCAGGGCGGCGGCCAGTTGGGCGATTTGGGCGGCGGCCGGTGCGTCCTGACCGGCAGGCAGCGACCAGGCCGTGTCCGAGATGGCATTGGCCACGCGCTCCAGCGCCACTTCCACCGGCCACCAGGCCAGTGCGCGGCGGCTGACGAGGCGGGGTTCGGACAGCCCGCGCTGCAGGGCGACGCGCAGATCCGACAGGCGCGCGTAGGCGCGGGCGCGCAGGTCGTGCCGGCTGCCGGGATCGGTCTGAAAGACGGTGTTCAGGTAGGCCGCCAGCGTGGACGTGGCGGCGGACACGGCATGGTCCAGGTTGCTGCGTTCGATGCGGATCCACGGCAGGTAGCCCACCAGCAGCACGATGGCCGCCGCCACGCCCACGTCGACCAGCCGCGCCAGCGCAATGGCCCAGCTACCCGGCTGCAGCGCCCCGATCAGCAGCATGAGGATCGGCACCAGAATCGCCGAGAACAGCCCGTAGTTGCGCCGTATCGACCACGGCAGCAGGGCGGCCAGCGCGGCAACGGTGAGCAGGCTGGCCAAACCGCCGCGATCGAGCGCAAGCACCGTGGCGCTGATCGCCACGCCGACCACGCTGCCCGCGCAGCTTTGCAGCGCGCGCGCGAACACCGAGCCGAAGTTGGGCTTGAACACCACCACGACGATCAGCGGCACCCAGTAAGAGCGCGGCAGCGCGGCCGCCAGCGCAACGGCCTCGGCGGCGACGAGGCACAGACCCAGCCGGATCAGGTAACGCACCGTCGTCGGCCCGGGCCGGTACGTGCGGATCAGCACGCGCCACGGCGTGCGCGCCGGTGCGGGCTGCAGGTCGGCAAAGGCGTCGGCCTCGGTCGTCTGATTGGCCCGGGCGCCGTGCAGCAGCGGCTGCACCTGCTCCAGCGCCTCGGCCAACTGCGGCATGCCCGCGCGGTGCAGCGCGGCGATGTCGTCGCGCGCGTCCGGCTGGGCATCGTTCTCGACCCGGTCGGCCAGGTGGTTCATGACGCGGGCGCATTCGTCCGGCAACACGCGGCCGGCGCGCGCCAGCGCCAGCGCGGCGTTGGTGAGCGGTGTGCAGGCCTGCAATTGCGCAGCCAGCCGCGCCAGCCGGGGTGACGGGCCCGCCGACCGGCCCCGCGCGGCCAGGACGGTGTCGTAGGCCGTCGCCATGGCGGCTTCCATGTCGCGGCGCGCGGCCATCACCCGCGACGTGCCGATGGCCGCAAACATGGCGGCCAGCTTGCGGTAGGCCTGCGCCACGGCGGCCCGCTCCGGCGCGATGGGATTGACGACCCAGCCGGACAGCGTCAGCGCCAGCCCGAACAGCCCGCCCACGCCCACCAGCACCGGCGGCAGCCAGGGTGGCAGCGTAGGCGTCAAGCTGGAGCCGACGATGACGTACGTGGCAAATTGCAGCGTGGCGACGGCGGCGATGTTGTTGAAGGTGCCGACCAGGCTGGCCGCCAGCACCAGCAGCGTCATTGCCGCGGACGTCCACAGGCCGTGGCCGGACAACAGGTTGCCCAGCAGATAGCCGAACGCGCCGCCGAACACCGTGGAACCGATGGACAGCGCGCGGTTGCGGTAGGGGCCCCCGTTGTCGCCCGTGATGGCGGGCAGCGCGCCCAGCGCCACCAGCGCGGCCGCTGCGCCCTGGTCCAGCGCCAGGCCCACCGCGGACGGCAGGCCGATGGCCAGGGCGGCCCGCAGCATCACCCAGGGGTTTACCGGGGACGGTTCCATGTGCGCCAGGCTCATCAGCCAGCGCATGTTGGAGGCGCGCGCGCCGTGGCTCGTCAATGGGCGGGGCAAGGTGGCCTCATGGGCGGCGCGGGTCAGGCCTTGATCAGCGGCGCCTCTTCGGGCGCGGCCAGGCGGAAGTAGTCGTCGGTGTTCAGCAGGATGGACGCGTCCAGGCGTCCGGCGTTGAACACGATTTCGTCGTGACGCTCGCGCAGGCTGGGATCGACCAGCAGGGCCAGATCGGGATTGAAGCTGAAGGGCGGGATGGCGCCGATCTCGCAGCCCGTGAGCTCGCGCGCCAGGTCCTGCGACGCCAGCGAGGCCTTCTTGCCGCCGGCCGCGCGCGCGATGGCGTCCAGGTCGGCCTGCTTGTCCGCGGGAAAGACGGCAAGCACGTTCTTGCGCTGGTTGGACGAGATCTTCACGCGGCAGACCAGCGCCTTGGCGCCCTGGCTGACCTCGGTGCCGCGGATGGCGGCCACTTCGACGGACTTGCCGGCGGCAACGTGTTCGAGCAGGCGGTAGCGCGCCTGATGCTGGATGAGCAGGGCTTGCAGGCGTTCAAAGACTTCCATGGGACTAAAGGGGCAGTGGCGGGCCGGGAGTCGGCCTTGTACGCGGAATCATACGCCCGCCGCGCGTCAGATTTCCCCAGTGAACGCGTAGCCCCAGCCCCAGACGGTGCGGATGGGCAATTCCACGTCGACGTCCTGCGCCTTGCGCCGCAGGCGGCTGACGACGACGTCCGTGCGGCGCACGGATTCGCGGCCCGAATGCGGGTCGATGCCCGGCGGATCGCCGCGCGGCATGCGCTTGTCCGGCGCGCCGGTCAGCTTGAGCAGGAACTCGCGCTCGGCCTGGGTCAGCGCCAGGCGCGTGCCCTGGGGGCTGACCAGCGTCCAGGCGGCATCCAGGAATTGCCACTTGCCGGTCGGTTCGGCGGGCGCCACGGGCGGTGGTGCGGTTCGCGCGTCGGCCTCCGCCGCGCGGCGGCTGGCGGTGGTGGGGACGCGTCGCACCAGCGCCTGCAGGGCGGCGGCGATTTCGCCCGTGACAACCTCGGGAGAAAAACAGGCGTCGGCGCCGCAGTGCAGGCCGAGAATGCGGTTTTCAGGGGTATCGAAGGCGGAAATGGCAACGATACCGGCGGTGGTGTCCATGGCGCGCAGACCTGCGACGGCCATGCAGAGATCGGTAAATTCGGCTTGCATCACGAGCAGCGGGGTACGGCGGGCCTGAAACAGGCGGAACAGTCCGTTGGAGTCTTCGCAATGGCGCGGCGAGAACCCCATTTCGGCCAGTTCGTCGCTACGGCGCACGCGCTGGCCAGCGTCGGGAGCGAAGACGATCAGGTCTAATAGGTCATTCATGAATCGTTGTAAACATCATGCAGCTTGAGCGCTTGCATGATGAACGGATACGACGGTTTCCCAAGCCGCGCACAACGACACTTTCCTACCCGAATTCTCGGCCATGGACCCGCAGAGTGTCTTTTGCGGGCTTACGGAGCGGCCGCGACCGCCTCATTCCACCAGCCGCCGCCCAGCGCTTGTAACAGCGCGGCGGTGTCGGTGTAGCGCGCGGCATCCGCCTCGATGCGCGAAATCCTGGTCTGCAACACCTGCCGCTGGCTGTCCAGGAGGCTCAGGTGGCTGATGCCGCCGGCCTGGTAACGGCCCGCCGCGATGCGGCCGGCCTCGTCCGCGCGGCGCCACGCGTCGTCGTAGGCCGCAAAGGCCTCGCCGTCCGTCTGCAGCGCGCGCAACGCATCGGCCACTTGCCGGAAGCCATCAAGCACCGTCTGGCGAAATGATGCGGCGGCGGCGTCATACGCGGCCTCGGCGGACCGCTTGCGCGCCCGCAGCTCGCCACCATGAAAAAGGGGCTGGACCAGCCCGAGTCCCAGGTTCCACACGTTGACGCCATCGGACAGCTCGTTCACGCCCGTGCGTTGCGAGCCGAAACTGGCGGTCAGCGTGAACTGTGGATACAGGTTGGCCGTGGCCACGCCCACGTCGGCCGACGCCTTGTGCCACAGGGCTTCGGCCGCCAGGATGTCGGGCCGCTGGCGTGTCAGCGCCGAAGGCACGCCCGTCGGAACGTCGGGCGGCAGCGTCAGGTCTGCCAGACGCAGCGGCGGCGATTGCAGGGTGGCCGGCAGCACGCCCAGGTAGGTGGCAAGCTGGTGGGTCACCTGGGCAAGCTGGTATTCGAGCGGCGGGACGGTGGCACGGGTCTGCGCGACCAGCAGCTCCTGGTTGCGCAGGTCGGCCAGGGCAATGCCGCCGGCATCCAGGCGCTTACGCATGATGTCCTGCTGGCTGACCTGCGCCGCCAACAGGTCGCGCGTGGCGGCCAGCCGCTCGGCCAGATCCGCCTGCCGGATGGCG
The DNA window shown above is from Achromobacter spanius and carries:
- a CDS encoding alkene reductase — its product is MNPLFEPLKVGDLTLRNRVVMAPLTRQRASAGRVPNDLMVEYYTQRSGAGLILTEATSVTPQGVGYADTPGLWSPEQVKGWRKVVDAVHGKGSLIVAQLWHVGRISDPMFLDGELPVAPSAIAAKGHVSHVRPKREYVTPRALETAEIPGVVEAYRHGAKLAMEAGFDGVEVHAANGYLLDQFLQDSTNHRTDQYGGSIENRARLLLEVVDACVAVWGAGRVGVHLSPRADAHDMGDSDLPGLFGYVARELGKRGIAFICAREHEAPDSLAPMIKAEFGGVYIANEGYTRDTAEAAIAAGKADAVAFGVPYIATPDLAERLERKAPLNTPNPATFYASGPEGYTDYPALAA
- a CDS encoding type II CAAX prenyl endopeptidase Rce1 family protein; amino-acid sequence: MPWFALFLAAALLWPPFTRRWALVPLAVAWAWALADGTADLVALAGPALLLVAAALVRSHAGPAARMAGHGLFVIVAVLLFAHLLPGFHNLRVIDPAPLSLDAVPFSMYLNLDKPLVGFWVVLVLAPPMAAAHARLTLQAAILACAAAVAACLGLALALGVVAWAPKWPASGWIWLINNALLVTLAEEALFRGYVQQRLAQWWRHRAWGAWAAVAVAAVLFGLAHYAGGWQWMLLAGMAGAAYGAAYHYGGLGAAVLAHLGLNAAHFGLFTYPMRAAL
- a CDS encoding MAPEG family protein, with protein sequence MKTIAWLMLAAALLPFVSTIIAKAGGKKFDNNDPRAWLARQDGWRARANAAQVNTFEALPFFYAAVLFALYNQASPAHVATLMACWLGTRLGYLAMYLANWGALRSLVWTAGVGFVIAILFAGV
- a CDS encoding carboxypeptidase-like regulatory domain-containing protein, coding for MNKRFERCTMAAAMALGSIALAGVLSTAQAAMPPVQHQGTIEYVSGGIGIDESEAMKAASSSYPLALTFAAQRGGKADYVADVTVTIRDAQGKAVLQTTAQGPYMLVKLPAGNYRISATFDGKAQEREVTVQGSGTARAMFEWK
- a CDS encoding NRDE family protein; protein product: MCLAVLALHTLPGIPVLIAANRDEFHARPTLPAAQWPDAPAIYAGRDGQAGGTWMGATAQGRYALVTNFREPGRHLDNAPSRGALVEDFLRGAMTPQAYLESVHAMDQAYNGFNLIVGDARQAWYLSNRNGGPRALAPGVYALSNHLLDTPWPKLARTKAAFSAVLHHQPQPDLPALFMALGDRSPADEADLPATGLPLARERLLSSPFIVSPDYGTRSSSVMALHDDGAGELEERRFAPDGSVSGVSQLTFSWHAAGSGA
- a CDS encoding FUSC family protein; translated protein: MPRPLTSHGARASNMRWLMSLAHMEPSPVNPWVMLRAALAIGLPSAVGLALDQGAAAALVALGALPAITGDNGGPYRNRALSIGSTVFGGAFGYLLGNLLSGHGLWTSAAMTLLVLAASLVGTFNNIAAVATLQFATYVIVGSSLTPTLPPWLPPVLVGVGGLFGLALTLSGWVVNPIAPERAAVAQAYRKLAAMFAAIGTSRVMAARRDMEAAMATAYDTVLAARGRSAGPSPRLARLAAQLQACTPLTNAALALARAGRVLPDECARVMNHLADRVENDAQPDARDDIAALHRAGMPQLAEALEQVQPLLHGARANQTTEADAFADLQPAPARTPWRVLIRTYRPGPTTVRYLIRLGLCLVAAEAVALAAALPRSYWVPLIVVVVFKPNFGSVFARALQSCAGSVVGVAISATVLALDRGGLASLLTVAALAALLPWSIRRNYGLFSAILVPILMLLIGALQPGSWAIALARLVDVGVAAAIVLLVGYLPWIRIERSNLDHAVSAATSTLAAYLNTVFQTDPGSRHDLRARAYARLSDLRVALQRGLSEPRLVSRRALAWWPVEVALERVANAISDTAWSLPAGQDAPAAAQIAQLAAALDSIAAAVEQGLPVPLDAIVAPSPLLRDVAAQIEALRVTLAGPDFTAAPGRPAAPSTLHQV